The segment CGCTGGCGGTCTGCCTGGCGGCGGACCGCGGCCTGCTCGACCTGGACGCGCCGCTGGCCGCCGGGTTCGGCCGGACGGCGCCGACACCGCGCCAACTGCTCTGCCACCGGGGCGGGTTCCCCGGCTACTACGACTTCAGCTACGAATCCGCCTACCGGCCGGTCGACATCGACCGCTACCGCCGCCAACTGCACGAGCCGGGTGGCGAGTTCGAGTACGCCAACCTCGGCTACCAGGAGCTCGGCCGACTGCTGGAGGCCGTCACCGGCCGGGCGACGGCCGACCTGCTGCGGGAGTGGATCGCCGAGCCGCTCGGGCTGGCGGACTTCGCCTACGCGCACGTCCACCCCGGGCCCGGACCGGCCGCGACCCGCTACACGCCGGACGGCCGGCCGTACCCGCCGGTCCGCAACGGGCACCCGGCGGCGACCTCCGGCTGGGCGACCGCCGGGGACGTCGCCCGGTTCGCCCGCCGCTCGCTGGGCCTGCTGAAGCCGGAGACCGCCGCGGCCGTCCACGTTGGGCCCGCCATCTTCGACGCCGACGGCCTCGACTCCGGGGGCCTCGGCTACGGACTCGGACGGGTCTTCCAGCGGACGGCCGACGGGGCCGTGCTCAGCAGCCACGGCGGCGGCATGGGCGGCGTCGCCTCGATGATGCTGGACGTGCCCGCGCGCGGCCTCTCGCTGGCCGTCCTCGCCAACTCGACCGACAAGACCGCCCGCGACGCGGTGTTCCGGTACCTGACGGCGGCACTGGCCCCCGAGTGCGACCCCCGCCACCTCGCCCCGAGCGCCGAACCCGGCCTCCCCTGCACGCTGGCCCCCGGCAGCTGGTCCGGGCAGGTCGCCACCCCCGACGGCGACACCGTGCCGCTGGCCGTCACCGCGCTGCCGGACGGCCGGGTGGAGGTCCGCCTCGCCGACCACCCGCCGGTGACCGTCCCCGCCGCCGCCTCCGCCCGCTGGGACGTCCGACTCGTCGCGCCGCTCCAGCTCCCCACCCCCGACGCGCTGCTCAACAGCCCCTCCTTCGGTCTCGAACTGCGCCTGCGCGACGGCGACCTGACCGGCCGGGCGATCGCCTTCCGGAACGGCGACCGCGAGGGCCTGCTCGGCCCGTACCTCCCGCACCCCTGCGAGCTGCGCCGCCAGGGCTGAGCCGCACACCCGGGACGGGCCCGCGGCTCAGCGCCGCGCCGGCTCCGGCTCCGGCTCCGGTCCTTCGCCCGGCCCTGCGCCCGTCCCCTCACCGCGGAAGAACGCGGCGACGCCGCGGGCGCCCGCCGGGGCCGTGATCATGGCCAGGATCCGGGCCGAGTCGGCGGCGACCCCGGCCGTCCGGGCGAACATCTCCTCCTCGTAGGCCCGCAGGGCGGCGTCGGGGTCGGCGGGGGCGGCGGCGAGGGCGGTGGCGAGTTCGAGGGCGTCGCGCATCGCGGCGTTGGCGCCGTGGCCGACGGGGGGCATCAGGTGGGCGGCGTCGCCGAGCAGGGTGAGGCCGGGGCGGTGCGGCCAGCGGAGGCCGACCGGGAGGCCGGTCAGCGGGCGCGGGGTGACCGGGCCGGTGCAGGCGGCGATCAGGGCGCGGCACTCGGGCGTCCAGTCGGCGAACAGCGGGAGCAGCGCGGCCCGGGCGGCGTCCGGCTCGGTGAACGGGATGCCGCAGCTGGTGAGCCAGTCGGCGGCCCCGTCGGTGCGGCCGTAGAAGGTCAGACCGACCCGGACGGAGCCGTCGCCGCAGCGCTGGGCGGCGAGTGAGCGGCCCTCGCCGATCACCCAGTAGCTGCCCCGGCCGACGACGGCGGCCAGGTCGGGGCGGGTGCGGTCGACGTCGGGGATGGTGCCCTCGACCGCGTTGACGCCGAGGTGCCGCGGCTCCGCCGGGGTGAGCAGCGGGCGGAGGCGGGAGTGGGCGCCGTCCGCGCCGATCAGGACGTCGCAGTCGGCCCGGCCGCCGTCGGTGAACTCCAGCCGCCAGCCCGCGCCGGCCGCCGCTTCGCCGGCCACCGGGGTGGCGGTGCGCAGGGTGCGGCCCCAGGCGACGGTGCCGGGCGGGAGCGAGTCGAGGAGCAGGTCGCGCAGGTCGGTGCGGTCGATCTCGGGGCGCAGCGCGGGCGAGTCCGCAGGCGTGTCGTCGCGGTGCAGGACGGTGCCGGTGTGGTCGAGCAGCAGCATGTCCTCCCCTTCGGGCCGGGCGTACCGGCGGAACGCCCCGGTCAGCCCGGCCGCGCGCAGCGCGCGCTGTCCGGTGTCCGCGTGCAGGTCGAGCGTGCCGCCCTGGGTGCGGGCGGTCCGTCCGGTGTCGCGCTCGTGGACGGTGACCCGGAGGGCTGGGTCTCCGCGCATGGTGAGCAGCCGGGCCAGGGTCAGCCCGCCCGGTCCGCCGCCGACGATCGCCACGTGCGTGCTGTCCGCCATGTGCTGTCCTCTCCCCTGCCCCGGCCGGCCGTCCGACCCTCCTTCCGATACACCGTATCGCCCGATACGATGCATCGGAAGGAGTCGCCGTATCGTGATCCCGCACCACCAGCACCGCCCGGCACCGCCCCGCCGGCCCCGCCGAACGGAGACCGCCCATGACTCCCCGTCACGACTCCCCCGCCGACTCCTCGACGGCCGCCTCCTCCGGCCTGATCTGGGAGCGCCCGGAGCCGCCGGCCCGACGGTCACCGGGGCCGTTGAGCCGGGCGCTGATCGTGACGGCGGCCCTCGAACTGGCGGACGCGGACGGGCTGGAGGGGGTCTCGTTCCGGCGGGTCGCAGCGGCGCTGGAGGTCGGGCCGATGCGGCTGTACGGGTACGTGGAGACCAAGGCCGAGCTGCTGGAGCTGATGGTGGACGCGGCATACGGGGAGATCGCCCCGCGCACCGCGAGCGGCCGGGGCAGCCGGAGCACCGCGGCCGGAGCCTCCCGCGCGGCCGGGCGGGCCGGAGAGCCGGGGTGGCGGGAGGAGTTGCGGGCGATCGCGGAGCGGACCAGGCTGACCGCGCTGCGACACGAGTGGTTCACCGAACTGCTCGGCGGGCGCCCGCACTTGGGACCGAACGCGCTGGCCGTGATGGAGGCGGTACTGGCCGCCGTCCAGCGCGTGCCCGGCCTCGCCGACGACCCGACCGGAGTGCAGCGGGCAGCCGGCGTGTTCCACGCCTACTTGACCGGGACGCTGCGGGTCGAGGTCGGGCAGCGCCAGGCCGAACGCTCGGAGGGCCGTTCGGACCACGACTGGCAGGCGGCCATGGGCCCGTACCTGGTCCGGACCCTGGCGGCGGGCCGGCACCCGACCGTGGCGCGGGTGATGGCGGAAGCCGAACACCTCGCGCCCGGCGAGCAGTTCGCGGCGGGCCTGGAGCTGGTGCTCGACGGGATCGCCGCCCAGTCACCCTGACCGGACCGGGGTTCGAGACCGGTAGGCCCGCACGTTCAGGAGACGCGCACTCGTCGTTGCCGCCAGTGGATCGTGACTCTGCGTCGGTGCCCTCCGGCATGGCGTAGGCACCCTTCGGGCTGCCGGGAGGCCGTGTTTTCATGCACGGCGGTGGCCGGGCTCGCCCGCTCGGGGTTTCCGTTCGATGGGCGTGTCTTGAGGTCGGAATGGCGACAGTCGTTCGGTGTCGGCGGGTGGCGTGTGGGGGTTCCCGCCCCGGTGTGGGGGCCGGGGCGGGGTGGTGTGTGTGGGGGGTCAGCAGGTGCCGTTGTCCTGCCAGATGTTCCAGGCGATGGCGCTGCCGGGGGTGACGTCGGTGCTCCAGTAGAGGGCGGTGTAGTTGTGGCCGTTGTAGGAGACCTGGTCGTTGGGGACGTAGGCGGTGGCGGGGTTCCAGGCGGGTTGGCAGGTGCCGGTGGAGGTGGTGGTGACGGTGAGGGTGTAGGTGGCGCTGTGGGTGCCGCTGGCCGCGGTGCCCTTCACGGTGATCGGGTACGTACCGGCTGGGGTGGAGGCGGTGGTGGTGACGGTGAGGGTGCTGCCGCTGCCGGAGTTGACGGACGCCGGGCTGAACGAGGCGCTCGCACCCGCCGGCAGGCCGGTGGCGGTCAGCGTTACGGACTGGGCGGTGCCGGAGGTGGTCGCGGTGGAGACGGCGGCGGTGGCCGAGGCTCCGGCGCTCACGCTGCCCGAGACCGGGGAGAGGGTGAGGGAGAAGTCGTTGGCGGGGGCGGTGGTGGTGACGGTCAGGGTGTAGGTGGCGCTGTGGGTGCCGCTGGCGGCGGTGCCCTTCACGGTGATCGGGTAGGTGCCGGCGGGGGTGGAGGCGGTGGTGGTGACGGTGAGGGTGCTGCCGCTGTCGGAGTTGACGGACGCCGGGCTGAACGAGGCGCTCGCACCCGCCGGCAGGCCGGAGGCCGACAGCGCGACGGACTGGGCGGTGCCGGAGGTGGTCGCGGTGGAGACGGTAACGGTGGCCGAGGCTCCGGCGCTCACGCTGCCCGACGCTGGGGAGAGGGCGAGGGAGAAGTCGTTGGCCGGAGCCGTGGTCGTGGCGGCGGGGTTCCAGTAGTCGCCGGCCATCACCAGGTAGACCAGCATCTTGATGGTCTCGCCGTAGTAGTGGTCGCCGAACGGGTTGGTCGCCAGCTGGTTCCAGATGGCGTCGGTCCAGGCCTGGTCGCCGGCGGCCATCGCCGAGGGTCCCACCGAGTCGCCGGCCTCCTCGGCCGAGGTGTCACCGGAGACGTTGGCGTTGGCGCAGCTCAGCTTGATGTGCGGCTGGACGTTCTTCGGGTTGCCGCCGGAGATCGCCTTCGCGCACGCTGACCACAGCTTGGCGTCGTTGTAGGCGAACGCCGCCGTGCTCGGCCCGTTCAGCAGCGCGTCGGTGCCCATGTGCCACGGGACGCGGACGGAGTTGTAGCCGACGATGTTGTCCGGCTGGCTCTCCTGGTAGTTCGCGGGGGCCGGGGACGGGGTGCCGTTGGCGCCGACGACGAAGTCCGGCAGCAGTCCGTGGCCGTTGGAGTAGTTGCTGACCAGCGACTGGTCGATGGCCTCGGTGCGGGAGATGACCTTGTTCCAGTCGTGCGCGGTGTCGTACGCGGCGAAGGCCCGCAGGTGGTCGAGCATGTGGTCGGAGGGGCGGGTGTCGGTGCTGACCCCGTCGTCCTCGCACTTGAGGTGGCCGTCCGAGGTGACGTCGTGGGCGTAGATCTTGCCCAGCCAGGCCAGGGCGTCCGTCTTGTAGCCGCCCCACTGCTTGTCGGCGAGGATCAGGCCGTAGCCGATGTCGAGGTCGCCGTCGGTGGCCGCGTCGGGGGTGCCGCTGTCGGCGTACTTGCAGGTGCTGCCGTCGAGCTTCCACTGCATCAGGCCGTACTGGTCCTGGTGGTTCTTCACCAGCTGCCACAGGCCGTTGAACTCGGTCTGCGCGTCGGGGTCGTAACCGGCCATCAGCGGCACGATGTTCATGCCGTAGCCCTGGGCCTCGGAGACGGTGCCGTTGTTGGGCGCGTCGCCGTCGCCCTTGGTCGAGACGTAGTACTCGTTGCTGGCGCAGCCGTGGACCAGGTAGTTCGACTTCCACGAGTCGTACTGCTTGGTGACGGCGGCGTCGCGGGTGGCCTGCGAGGCGGACGGCATGACGCCGACCTTGTAGGCCGTGTGGGAGGGGAACGGGTGCGCGGGGGTCGCCGCTTGGGCGGCGGGCACGCCGACGAACGCGACGAGGCCGAGCGTCAGGGTGCTGAGCGTCGTGCCCAGCGCCAGGACTCGGCGAGTGTGCGGGGCCACTGTGTGGTTCCTTTCGATCGGTGCGGACGGCAGGGCATCGGGGAATGTGCTCACTGCCGACGGTGTGTGGGGGGGGTCAGCAGGTGCCGTTGTCCTGCCAGATGTTCCAGGCGATGGCGCTGCCGGGGGTGACGTCGGTGCTCCAGTAGAGGGCGGTGTAGTTGTGGCCGTTGTAGGAGACCTGGTCGTTGGGGACGTAGGCGGTGGCGGGGTTCCAGGCGGGTTGGCAGGTGCCGGTGGAGGTGGCGGTGACGGTCAGGGTGTAGGTGGCGCTGTGGGTGCCGCTGGCCGCGGTGCCCTTCACGGTGATCGGGTAGGTGCCGGCGGGGGTGGAGGCGGTGGTGGTGACGGTGAGGGTGCTGCCGCTGCCGGAGTTCACCGACGCCGGACTGAACGAGGCACTCGCACCCGCCGGCAGGCCGGAGGCCGACAGCGCGACCGACTCCGCCACCCCGGAGGTCACCGCCGTGGAGACGCTGACCGTGGCCGGCGAACCCGCCTTCACGCTGCCCGAGTTGGGTGAGACGGCGACGGAGAAGTCGCTGGCGGTGGTGCCCCCGGTGATCTTCTGGAAGATCTTCGAGTAGGCGTAGTTCAGTGCCTTGTCGTAGCCGTCGACCTCCCAGAACGCCAGTTCCTGGACGCCCTTGGACGCCGCGAAGGTCTCCAGGGTCTGGGCGTTGGCCTGGCTGAAGAACTCGTTGTCGTCGTTCTGGCCGGCGATCGGGGTCAGGCCCAGGCGGTTGAAGGCCTGGGCGGTGGTGATGCCGTACAGCGAGGCCAGTTGCGGAGCGGTGCCGTTCGCGGCGGACTCGGCGTCGTTGAGGGCGTTCTGCCCGTTGCCGAAGTCCATCGTCATGATGTTGACCAGGTTCACCTTCACGCCCTTGGACTTGGCGTCCTTGAGCATGTTCATCGCGTTGGCGGGCAGGCCGCCCGGGTCCACCGGCAGGGTGAAGTCGATCTGGACGTTCGGGTTCTGCGCCTGGAGGGCGGCCAGGGCCTGGTCGCGGCGGGCGTTGGCGGTGGTGTCGTCCAGGACGGAGCCTTCGATGTCGAAGTCCAGCCGGGTCACGCCGTAGGTGTTGACGATGTTGGCGTACGCGGCGGTGAGGCTGGACACCGAGGTGCAGGTCTGCGCGAGTTCGCCGCCGGCGGCGCCGCCGAAGGAGATGATGACGTTGCCGCCGGCCGACTGCAGGGAGCCGATCTGGGACTTGAACGCCCCGACCGGGTCGTTGCCGCGCTCCCACATCGGGGTGCAGCCGGACTTCGGCGTCAGGAAGGCCAGCGTGTAGAACTTGTCGCCGCTGGCGCTCAGGTCGGCGGCCAGGTCGCCGGCCGTGGAGCTGTCGATCTCCAGGTACGGCGCCGAGTAGTGCGCGGGGAAGGTGCCGCCGGCGGCGTGCGCCGGTCCGGCGGCGACCACGGCGAGCGCGGCGGCGGGGAGAGCGGCGGCCACGGCTGCCGTGAGCAGTCTGCGGGCAGGGGCGGATCGGGACATGGGGGGTCGATTCCTTCACTGTGGATGAGGAACGAGCGAGGTGGGGGACGTCATCGCAGGGCGGCTCGGGCCGCGCGGGCCGCACGGGCGCAGGGACTGCGGGGACCGCGGGGCCCCGGGCGTGCCGGTCGGGACGGACCGGTCCGCAGGCCGCCAGATAGTAAGGAAGGTTTCCTAACGAGCAGAAGTTAGCGACCTGACCCCGGCGCGTCAATGGCCCGTCGCCACCGGAAATGCGGCACCTCAAGCGGTCTTGACGGCGCATCAGTGCAGCCTTACGCTCGCCGACCACAACAGAAAGTAAACTTTACTAACCGAAAGGTGGCCGCAGTGACGCTCTTCCCCCGAGCCCCCCGTCGCCGCACGGCCCATCACCGACCCCGCCGATCGCTGGGCGCCGCCCTCCTCGCCCTGGCGGCGGTGGCGGCGGCCATGACGACCCCCACCGCCGTCGCCGCCCCGTCCGGCGGGGGTACGGCGACCGTCAGCGCCGCCGTGACCGCCCCCGCCGCCTTCACCCACCCGGGCGTACTGCTCGGCAAGTCCCAACTGGACCTGATCCGCACCCGGGTGAACGGCGGCGTCGAGCCGCAGAAGAGCGCCTGGTCGCAGCTGCTGGCCAGCCCGTACGCCTCGTCGTCGTACACCCCCCACCCGCGCTCCACCGTCGAGTGCGGCTCGTCGTCGAACCCCGACTACGGGTGCAGCGACGAGCGGGAGGACGCCATCGCCGCGTACACCGACGCGCTGGCCTGGTACGTGACCGGCAACAGCAGTTACGCCAAGAAGGCGATCCAGATCATGGACGCCTGGTCCGGGACCATCACCACGCACACCAACACCAACGCCCCGCTGCAGACCGGCTGGGCCGGCACGGTGTGGTCGGAGTCCGCGGAGATCGTCAAGTACACCTACAGCGGCGGCTGGTCGAACTCCGCCCGCTTCGACACCATGCTGCGCAACGTCTACCTCCCCGTCGTGATCCAGGGCGCCCCGGACAAGAACGGCAACTGGGAGCTGATCATGATGGACGCGGCCGTCGGCATCGCGGTCCACCTCGACGACGCCACCAGCTACAACAAGGCGATGTCCATCTTCACGGGCCGGGTCCCGGCGTACGTCTACACCACCTCAGACGGCAGCCAGCCCGCCTACCCGCCGCGCTCCAGCATCAACACCACCAGCGAACTGGTCAGCTACTGGTTCGGGCAGAGCACCTTCGTCAACGGCCTCGCGCAGGAGACCTGCCGCGACTTCGGCCACACCGGCTGGGGCCTGGACGCCATCTCGCACGTCGCCGAGACCGCACGCCTCCAGGGCACCGACCTGTGGTCGCAGCTGGCGACCCGGATGCGCTCCACCTACGAGTTCCACGCCGGCTACGACAACGGCGCCTCCGTCCCGTCCTCGCTCTGCGGCGGCAGCGTGAGCCTCGGCGTCGGGCCCGTCACCGAGATCGCGTACAGCGCGCTCCACAACCGGCTCGGACTCAGCCTGGCCAACACCCAGAAGTACACCCTGGCCCACCGCCCCGAGGGCACCGACGACCACTGGATCGCCTGGGAGACCCTCACCCACGGCGACACCGGAACGCCGGCGGCCGCCAACGACTTCTCCCTCGCCCTCTCGCCGGCCTCGGGCAGCGTGAGCGCCGGGTCCCCGGCCACCGCCGCCGTCTCCACCGCGACCACCTCCGGCACCGCCCAGTCCGTAACGCTGACCGCCACCGGCCTGCCGGCGGGTGCGAGCGCCTCGTTCAGCCCGGCGTCCGTCAACTCCGGCAGCGGCAGCACCCTCACCGTCACCACCACCGCCTCCACCCCCGCCGGCACCTACCCGATCACCGTGAAGGGCACCGCGGCCAGCGGCACCCACAGCGCCACCTACACCCTGACCGTCACCACCACCTCCACCGGCACCTGCCAACCCGCCTGGAACCCCGCCACCGCCTACGTCCCCAACGACCAGGTCTCCTACAACGGCCACAACTACACCGCCCTCTACTGGAGCACCGACGTCACCCCCGGCAGCGCCATCGCCTGGAACATCTGGCAGGACAACGGCACCTGCTGACACCACCGCAGACCCGGCAACGGCCGGTGAACCACTGATCTCCCCGAGGGTCGTCCGGTTCGAGGCAGGGACGATCCCGGGGTAGGCCGGAGGGCCGGGGCAGACGCCCCGCCCCTTCGGCTGGTGCTGGTCTGGGCCGACGACGGCTGCGCCAACAGCCTGGTCGAGTACGGCCTCACCGTCCTCGCCCTGGCCTTGGTCACCGTCAAGCGCGGTGACGACACGCGCGGATTCGCATTAGCTATTGTACCAGAATAGTGAGGGAAAGTCATATCCGCCAAGGCAATGGAAAATTGCCCACCCGTTCGTTATGTTGGCAGCCATGACTGCGCGCGCTGAATTGATTGTCGAATCCGGTGAATTGCGGCTGTGGACCGAACGGGTCGGCGCCTCCGACGACCCAGCGGTCCTGCTGGTGATGGGTACCGCCTCGCCGGGTATCGGATGGCCGGACGAGCTGGTGGACGTGCTGGTCGCGGGTGGTCGCCAGGTCATCCGCTACGACCACCGGGACACCGGCCGGTCCAGTTGCGTGGACTTCACCACGCGCCCCTACGCGCTGGCGGACATGGCCGCCGACGCGACGGCGGTACTCGACGGGCACGGGGTGGCTGCCGCGCACATCGTCGGAGTGTCCCTGGGCGGCGCCATCGGCCAATGGCTGGCCGTGCACCGCCCTGAACGCGTACTGACCCTGACCGCGATCATGACCGGCCCGATGGGCCACAGCGCGGGCCCGGCCTGGGTGCGTGCCATGGCCGGTCAGGCACCCGACCCAAGCGACTTGCCGCCGCCCGCAGCACGCTTCCTGGCGCACCTCGCCCGGCGCGCCGCCCTCCCGCAGGGGACCCGCGACGAGTACGTCACGGCGAACCTGGAGACGTGGCGCGTGCTCAACGGCGACGTCCTCCCGTTCGACGAGCCGGCCGCTCGACGTTTCGCGCAAGCCTCCTTCGACCGGTCCGGCAACCCCGCTGCGGCCCTCAACCATGACCTGGCCGGACGTCACCTGACCGAAGACCGTCTGGTGCCGCTGTCCTCGATCAAGGCCCCGACCCTGGTCATCCACGGCACCGAAGACCCCCTCCGCCCGCTCCCGCATGGCCGCGCCCTCGCCGAGGAGGTCCCTCATTCCCGATTCCGGCCGATTCCGGGAATGGGGCACTCACTGTTCTCGCCTGGACTTCCTCGGCAGATCGGCGAAATCATTCGCGAGCACATTGCCCAAGGGTTGTCCCGTAACTGCCGGCCGTCACTGGATGGCGGCGCGTAGGTCCCCGGTGTACCAGTCGAACCGTCTGCCGTCCTTGCCCTGCGCCTGCCGGCCGGGGGTGAACCCTGCCCGCCGTGCCACTGCAGCGGATGCGGGGTTCTCCGGCTCCACCTGGATCACCGCCTCCGCCCCGCCCTCACTGGCCGCGTACCGGCAGGCCAGGAGGACCGCGCGGGTTGCCAGGCCGCGCCCTCTCCGGGACGGGTAGAGTCCGTATGCGATATTCACCTGGCCGGGAAGCAGGCCTTCCCCGGGGAACCGCAAGTCGATCGTCCCCGCGAGCACCTCGTCGGCGCCCACCCGGATGCCGAACGCGCGGAGTGGTCCGGCAGCCTCCCACTGTTCCCGGCAGTGCTGGAAGTACGCTTCGACGCCCTCCCGGGTGCCGGGGCCGCCGTTGAGCCAGCGAACGAGCAGCTCATCCTCGCCCGCAAGGTGCGCCTGGACATCGTCCAAGCTCAGTGGGGACAGGGTGACGACCCCATCGGACAGCCTCACTTCATGCATCCGCCGATTCTTGACGTCAGAGCCGCGTCGCACCATCGGATTTCCGCGGGGCGTCACGCGAAGGCACCCGCCGCAGGAGACGATCCTGGCGCGGCTGGTGTGATCACGGCGTCGGAGCCGTCCCGGATGGCCCCGTTCACCGGTCTGAGCCCGCGCGACTTCCGCAAGCTGATGGCTGTCCCAGTCGGCAGCCGACCGGATCATCGACCACATCGGCCCACTGCTGGCACTCGAACCCCGGCGGCGCTTCCGCAGGGACGCCGTGCTGACTGTCGATGGCGCCCTGGTCCCCACTCGCGACCACAGCATCGCCGAGCAGTCCAAGAACTACCGGTACTCCACCAACCACCAGGTCGTCATCGACGCCCACCCCCCGCCTGGTCATGGCGATCGGCTGACCCCCGCCGGGCGACCGGAACGACCGCAAGGCATGGGGGGAATCCGGCACGAAGGCCGCCGTCGGCAGGACGACGACCATCGCCGACGGCGGCTATCCGGGCACCGGTCTCGTCATCCCGCACCGGAGATCGCCCGGCAGGGAACCGACCGAGTGACAGACCGGGCGCAACCGTGCGCACAAGCAGGTCCGCGCCCGAGTCGAACGCGCATTCGCTCAAATGGAGACCTGGAAGATCCTGCGCGACTGCCGCCCCAAGGGCGACGGAGTCCACCACGCCATGCTCGGCACCGCCCGGCTCCACAACCTCGTCCAGGCCGCGTAGCGGGGCAGTCGACGGCCCGCCAGCCCCTTCCCGACCCCTCAAAGAAGATCGATTACGGGAAAGTCCCTGGTGCGTGCTCACGCTCCTCGCCGCGGGCGGCTTCCGACAGGGCGGCGGCATAGCGGCAGGTGGCGCCCCGCAGTGGCTCGCTCGTGGCTCCACTCAAGGCTGTGCCCCGAGCGCCCGCCATTTGCGTCCGCGAGACTCTTTCGTACGGCGTAGCGCAGTCCGCCGTACCTCCGCGCGAAGGCCTCGCGCCGGATGACCGGTTCCAGCGGGGCGGGGATCAGCCGACCCTTGCGGTCGCGGACCCGCAGCAGCTCCGTGGGGGCCCTGGGCTCCGTCTGCTCCTGCCGGCGTCCGGTGCGGTCGAGTAGGCGGCGGGCACGTGGGGACAGCTCCGAACTGTCCTCCAGGATGTGCATGTTCTTCTTTTTTCAGCTTGCAGACTGCAACAGCGAACGCACGCTATCCGGCCGGCCCCAGCGGTGTGAAGCCCGCCCCCGCCAATTGCCTCTTCGAGTAGGTGTGGTCAGCAGCCGGATCTCACCGATCCCCTACTGGCGGAGCCCTTGGAGAGCGGAATGTCGGTTGACGTGGTGACGCACGAACGAGGAGAACCGGACGAAAGGTCGCCCCCCTCGCGCGCGGCGCCCGCCGGGTGCCATGCTGTTCGTCCGTACCCGGTTGTGCCGGGCACGGGACCACGCGGGGGACGGAACGGCATGGGCAGAGCACGGCCGAAGCGCGAACGACTGGCGGCGGGCCGGGCCGAACGGGCGCGGTCCGCGCTGCGGCCGTCCGCGCCGCCGGAGCCCGGCTCGCGGGGGCGGAGCTTCGCGTCCTGGGCGGGCTGCCTGGTGGTCTCGCTGCTGATCCTGTTCGTGGGG is part of the Kitasatospora setae KM-6054 genome and harbors:
- a CDS encoding GNAT family N-acetyltransferase, with the translated sequence MHEVRLSDGVVTLSPLSLDDVQAHLAGEDELLVRWLNGGPGTREGVEAYFQHCREQWEAAGPLRAFGIRVGADEVLAGTIDLRFPGEGLLPGQVNIAYGLYPSRRGRGLATRAVLLACRYAASEGGAEAVIQVEPENPASAAVARRAGFTPGRQAQGKDGRRFDWYTGDLRAAIQ
- a CDS encoding alpha/beta fold hydrolase, with the protein product MTARAELIVESGELRLWTERVGASDDPAVLLVMGTASPGIGWPDELVDVLVAGGRQVIRYDHRDTGRSSCVDFTTRPYALADMAADATAVLDGHGVAAAHIVGVSLGGAIGQWLAVHRPERVLTLTAIMTGPMGHSAGPAWVRAMAGQAPDPSDLPPPAARFLAHLARRAALPQGTRDEYVTANLETWRVLNGDVLPFDEPAARRFAQASFDRSGNPAAALNHDLAGRHLTEDRLVPLSSIKAPTLVIHGTEDPLRPLPHGRALAEEVPHSRFRPIPGMGHSLFSPGLPRQIGEIIREHIAQGLSRNCRPSLDGGA